TTCGTCAAAGCGCCCTTGATCACGGAGGTGGTGATCGGGTCCACGTTCAAATTAGCGACGTCGCCTTTGTACTGAACGCAGATTTTCTTGACCGCTCCCTCGGCCAGTTGGGAAATGAACAGTCCCAATTCTTCGCCAAGAGCCAGATAGGGGCGGATGCGATTGAGAGTTTCCGCATCAATGGAAGGCATGTTGACCGCGTTGCGCACATTGCCGTATTTCAGAAAATCGATGAGCTGATCGCTGATCGCGACGGCGACTTTTTCCTGCGCTTCTTCGGTCGACGCTCCCAGATGCGGGGTCAGAATGATTTCGTCAACCCCGCGCAAAGGGCTGTCCTCCGCCAGCGGTTCTTTGTGGTACACGTCGAGAGCGGCTTGCGCTACGGTTTTGTTTTTGACGGCGTCCACCAGAGCCTGATCGTCGATCAAGGACCCGCGGGCGCAGTTGATGATGCGAATTCCCGGCTTGGCGATCTTGAATTCTTCGGGGCCCAGCAGGGCTTTGCCGCCTGCGGTGGAAGGCGCGTGCAGGGAAAGATAATCGGATCGAGCGAGCAGGTCGTGCAACTCGACGATTTCAACGCCCACTTTCGCGGCGTGGTCGGCGGAGATGAAGGGATCGTAAACGATGACTTTCATGTGGAACGCTTTCGCGCGATCCGCCACAACGGTGCCGATGCGGCCGAGGCCGACGATGCCCAGCGTTTTGTCGTGCAGTTCCACGCCCATGAATTTCTTGGGCGCCCATTCCTTGTTTTGAACCGATTGGTTCGCCTGAGGAATGTTGCGCGACATGGACATCATGAGCGCCAGCGCATGCTCTGCGGTGGTGATGACGTTGCCTTCCGGCGCGTTCATGACGATGATGCCCTTTTTCCCTGCGGCTTCCACGTCGATGTTATCCACGCCAATACCGGCGCGACCGATGACTTTGAGGTTGGTCGCCGCTTCGATGACGTCGGCGGTTACCTTGGTTGCGCTTCGCACGATCAAACCCTGATACTCAGGAATGACGGCGATGAGTTCTTCTTTAGACATTCCGGTTTTAACGTCTACCGTCAAGTCCTTC
This window of the Candidatus Nitrohelix vancouverensis genome carries:
- a CDS encoding phosphoglycerate dehydrogenase, translated to MKILVSDNLAAVGVDLLKQEKDLTVDVKTGMSKEELIAVIPEYQGLIVRSATKVTADVIEAATNLKVIGRAGIGVDNIDVEAAGKKGIIVMNAPEGNVITTAEHALALMMSMSRNIPQANQSVQNKEWAPKKFMGVELHDKTLGIVGLGRIGTVVADRAKAFHMKVIVYDPFISADHAAKVGVEIVELHDLLARSDYLSLHAPSTAGGKALLGPEEFKIAKPGIRIINCARGSLIDDQALVDAVKNKTVAQAALDVYHKEPLAEDSPLRGVDEIILTPHLGASTEEAQEKVAVAISDQLIDFLKYGNVRNAVNMPSIDAETLNRIRPYLALGEELGLFISQLAEGAVKKICVQYKGDVANLNVDPITTSVIKGALTNAIEGLNMVNAPFIAKERGIEVQESKSNEEQDYTSSVSVTVTTQNGDRSVMGSIFGKGDSRIIKIDEYYFEALLSKYMLVLTNHDVPGVIGNLGNVLGKNQINIAGFHLGRLKETDKAVAVINIDSAPTSEAVRELRETPSILSVHSVKL